One part of the Rhodococcus oxybenzonivorans genome encodes these proteins:
- a CDS encoding CbtA family protein: protein MTLSESFGKLLIRGLLAGLIAGILAGGVAFVLGESHIDAAIAIEEAGSADHSHGAESSAPAGHSHDEEEALVSRNGQRFGLFLATSLAGLALGAIFAVVAHYARRVTTLSGPVLGMVLASLGWLAIEAVPFFKYPANPPAVGDPETITSRTWLWLAVVVLGLLAVVASVFAAKAVAAQEFLSTRIAAPVAAFLVVVTVGYLILPTVDEVGDDFPAGLLWDFRLASLATQATLWLALGLVFAFLTERASRAQAPASANAG from the coding sequence ATGACACTGAGCGAGTCCTTCGGGAAGTTACTGATTCGCGGTCTGCTTGCAGGGTTGATTGCCGGAATCCTCGCCGGCGGCGTGGCATTCGTCCTCGGCGAATCGCACATCGACGCCGCCATCGCGATCGAGGAAGCGGGCAGCGCCGACCACTCGCACGGGGCGGAATCGAGTGCACCGGCTGGCCATTCGCACGACGAGGAAGAAGCCCTGGTCAGTCGCAACGGACAGCGGTTCGGTCTGTTCCTCGCGACGTCACTCGCCGGACTGGCGCTCGGGGCGATATTTGCCGTCGTCGCGCACTACGCGCGCAGGGTGACCACGCTTTCGGGTCCGGTGCTCGGTATGGTGCTCGCGTCACTCGGGTGGCTGGCGATCGAAGCCGTTCCGTTCTTCAAGTACCCGGCCAATCCGCCGGCCGTCGGCGATCCCGAGACCATCACCAGTCGCACCTGGCTGTGGCTCGCCGTGGTGGTGCTGGGTCTGCTCGCCGTGGTCGCGTCGGTATTCGCGGCGAAGGCGGTAGCTGCTCAGGAATTCCTGTCGACGCGCATCGCGGCCCCGGTGGCCGCATTCCTGGTCGTGGTCACGGTCGGATATCTGATTCTGCCTACCGTCGACGAGGTGGGCGACGACTTCCCGGCCGGCCTGCTGTGGGATTTCCGCCTCGCATCCCTCGCCACCCAGGCAACCCTCTGGCTCGCTCTCGGTCTCGTGTTCGCCTTCCTCACCGAGCGTGCCAGCCGGGCGCAGGCGCCCGCGTCGGCGAACGCCGGCTGA
- a CDS encoding CbtB domain-containing protein yields MALVYAPGASVDSTRLAVISFAIVLFAMLALYLVGFDQGAISRSGMYMHELMHDGRHLLGLPCH; encoded by the coding sequence ATGGCACTCGTCTACGCACCCGGCGCATCGGTCGATTCGACCCGGCTCGCCGTCATCTCGTTCGCGATCGTACTTTTCGCGATGCTTGCTCTCTACCTCGTGGGATTCGACCAGGGCGCGATTTCGCGCAGTGGCATGTACATGCACGAACTGATGCATGACGGGCGCCACCTGCTGGGCCTGCCGTGCCACTGA
- the mhuD gene encoding mycobilin-forming heme oxygenase MhuD: MAVVKINAIEVPEGAGPELEKRFAGRAHAVENSPGFLGFQLLRPVKGENRYFVVTQWESEEAFEAWRDGPAREAHAGERQKPVASGASLLEFEVVLDVSAAADR, translated from the coding sequence ATGGCAGTGGTGAAGATCAATGCAATCGAAGTTCCCGAGGGTGCGGGCCCCGAACTGGAGAAGCGCTTCGCAGGACGCGCGCATGCCGTCGAGAATTCCCCAGGCTTTCTCGGGTTCCAGCTTCTGCGCCCGGTCAAGGGCGAGAACCGCTACTTCGTCGTCACCCAGTGGGAGAGCGAAGAGGCGTTCGAGGCGTGGCGCGACGGCCCTGCACGGGAAGCGCACGCTGGTGAGCGGCAGAAGCCGGTGGCGTCCGGCGCGTCTCTGCTCGAGTTCGAGGTGGTTCTCGACGTCTCGGCAGCGGCCGACCGTTGA
- a CDS encoding alpha/beta fold hydrolase: MVGESALHDEGGTGRPILLLHGLMGSARTWRRQVPWLREHGHVYTFDAAGHGRPAPPVLSTEAFVEDLAAALSPVAEPLVVIGHSMGALHAWCLAAEFPEKVAALVLEDMAPDFRGRTADDWAAMISNWPQPFETRKALVEYFGPVAGQYFLDSFEQRDDGWYLHGEVETFRAISAEWGDRHFWAQWASITVPALLIEGEYTITPEGQMRKMAERHPHAEYVRIEEAGHLVHDDQPEQYRKVVEEFLHELT; the protein is encoded by the coding sequence GTGGTGGGTGAGAGTGCGTTGCACGACGAGGGCGGCACCGGACGACCGATTCTGCTGCTGCACGGGTTGATGGGCAGTGCGCGGACGTGGCGCAGGCAGGTTCCGTGGCTGCGCGAACACGGCCACGTCTACACGTTCGACGCTGCAGGCCACGGCCGTCCCGCCCCGCCCGTGCTGTCGACGGAAGCATTCGTCGAAGACCTGGCGGCGGCATTGAGTCCGGTCGCCGAGCCGCTGGTCGTCATCGGGCATTCGATGGGCGCCTTGCACGCGTGGTGCCTGGCCGCCGAGTTCCCGGAGAAGGTCGCCGCTCTCGTTCTCGAAGACATGGCGCCTGATTTTCGTGGCCGTACCGCCGACGACTGGGCGGCGATGATCTCGAACTGGCCGCAACCGTTCGAGACGCGTAAGGCCTTGGTCGAGTACTTCGGACCTGTCGCGGGTCAGTACTTCCTCGACTCGTTCGAGCAGCGAGACGACGGCTGGTACCTGCATGGCGAGGTCGAAACGTTCCGCGCCATCTCCGCCGAGTGGGGTGACCGGCACTTCTGGGCTCAGTGGGCCTCGATCACGGTGCCGGCGCTGCTGATCGAGGGCGAGTACACCATCACCCCCGAGGGGCAGATGCGGAAGATGGCAGAGCGGCATCCCCACGCCGAATACGTCCGCATCGAGGAAGCCGGGCACCTCGTCCACGACGATCAGCCCGAGCAGTACCGGAAAGTGGTCGAGGAATTCCTGCACGAACTGACCTGA
- a CDS encoding A/G-specific adenine glycosylase: MTVDSSALIRWYDAEARDLPWRREGVTAWHILMSEIMLQQTPVVRVAPIWEQWVQRWPVPSLMAASSQADVLRAWGKLGYPRRALRLHQCSEVLATQHGDVVPSDVDTLLGLPGIGAYTARAVACFAYGQRVPVVDTNVRRVVARAVHGNAEPGNPSTVRDLADVSALLPRTRARAATFSAALMELGATICTARSPECSRCPLPSCAWMDAGRPAHTGERRKVQKFAGTDRQVRGKLMAVLRDSSRPVERVRLDQVWLDDPGQRDRALHSLLLDGLVEQTDDGLFALAGEGS, encoded by the coding sequence GTGACCGTGGACTCGTCTGCGCTGATCAGGTGGTACGACGCCGAGGCCAGGGATTTGCCGTGGCGTCGCGAGGGTGTGACCGCCTGGCACATTCTGATGAGCGAGATCATGCTGCAGCAGACACCCGTCGTCCGCGTTGCTCCCATCTGGGAGCAATGGGTGCAGCGCTGGCCCGTCCCGTCCCTGATGGCGGCGTCGAGCCAGGCCGACGTCTTGCGCGCGTGGGGAAAGCTCGGTTATCCGCGGCGAGCGCTGCGACTGCACCAGTGTTCCGAAGTGCTGGCCACCCAGCACGGTGACGTGGTCCCGAGCGACGTCGACACCCTCCTCGGGCTTCCCGGGATCGGCGCGTACACCGCTCGCGCAGTGGCGTGCTTCGCCTACGGGCAGCGTGTCCCCGTCGTCGACACCAATGTTCGACGGGTGGTGGCGCGCGCTGTGCACGGCAACGCGGAGCCCGGCAACCCGTCGACGGTGCGCGACCTGGCGGACGTGTCCGCGCTGCTGCCCCGGACCCGCGCCCGCGCCGCCACGTTCTCTGCGGCACTCATGGAACTCGGTGCGACGATCTGCACCGCACGCTCCCCCGAATGCTCGCGGTGTCCGCTGCCGAGTTGCGCCTGGATGGACGCTGGGCGACCAGCGCACACCGGTGAACGCAGGAAGGTGCAGAAGTTTGCGGGCACGGACCGTCAGGTTCGCGGCAAGCTCATGGCGGTGTTGCGCGACAGTTCGCGTCCGGTCGAGCGGGTTCGCCTCGACCAGGTGTGGCTCGACGACCCCGGTCAGCGTGATCGTGCTCTGCACTCGTTACTGCTCGACGGCTTGGTGGAGCAGACCGACGACGGCCTCTTCGCCCTCGCGGGTGAGGGAAGCTAG
- a CDS encoding carbonic anhydrase — translation MPNSNPVSAWKSLRQGNERFVNGTSLHPSQGVADRAKLVGGQHPTAVLFGCGDSRVAAEIIFDQGLGDMFVVRTAGHVLDDAVLGSIEYAVGVLNVPLIVVLGHDSCGAVKATLDALDDGNIPPGFIRSIVERVAPSILKGRREGLSTVDELEGRHVVETGALLMQRSRIIAEKVESGACAIAGVTYKLSDGRTHLQGAVGDIGELTD, via the coding sequence ATGCCTAACTCCAACCCGGTTTCTGCATGGAAGTCCCTACGCCAGGGTAACGAGCGGTTCGTCAACGGCACCTCGCTCCATCCCAGCCAGGGCGTCGCCGATCGCGCGAAGCTCGTCGGCGGCCAGCACCCCACGGCCGTCCTGTTCGGATGCGGAGACTCCCGCGTCGCCGCCGAGATCATCTTCGACCAGGGGCTCGGCGACATGTTCGTCGTCCGCACCGCAGGCCACGTCCTCGACGACGCGGTTCTCGGGTCGATCGAGTACGCCGTCGGGGTGCTCAACGTGCCGCTCATCGTCGTGCTCGGTCACGACAGCTGTGGCGCCGTCAAGGCGACGCTCGACGCCCTCGACGACGGCAACATCCCCCCCGGATTCATCCGCAGCATCGTCGAACGTGTGGCGCCGTCGATCCTGAAGGGACGCCGCGAGGGCCTCAGTACCGTCGACGAACTCGAAGGTCGCCATGTGGTGGAGACCGGTGCGCTGCTCATGCAGCGGTCGCGCATCATCGCGGAGAAGGTGGAGAGCGGCGCGTGCGCCATCGCCGGTGTCACGTACAAGCTGTCCGACGGCCGCACCCACCTGCAGGGCGCCGTCGGAGACATCGGTGAGCTCACGGACTGA
- a CDS encoding asparaginase translates to MPTVAVVTTGGTIASRRGEDGVSRPVVTGPDLLATGAERAATEVRVTDVLSKDSSCMTFADMDRVREAIAAELRDPTVAGVVVLHGTDTMEETAFLVDLHHADPRPVVFTGAQRTFDHPESDAQANLSAALSAATDPAMRGLGVLISFGGKLHPVPGVRKADTTALDAFRSVRTPMHRHRPEPLPWRPISGVRVDVVAIYPGTDRVQFDACRSTGAHGLVLDALGSGNANPGIVEAVRESVAAGVPVAVSTRVPFGSISPTYGGGGGGSDLIAAGALFSTDLRAGQARILLAALLADPDQTGLEKEFDRRSRIEL, encoded by the coding sequence GTGCCTACAGTCGCCGTCGTCACCACCGGGGGCACCATCGCGAGCCGACGCGGCGAGGACGGTGTGAGCCGTCCCGTCGTCACCGGCCCGGATCTGCTCGCGACCGGAGCCGAGCGGGCGGCCACCGAGGTCCGCGTCACCGATGTCCTGTCGAAGGACAGCTCGTGTATGACCTTCGCCGACATGGATCGGGTACGCGAGGCAATCGCAGCGGAACTCCGCGACCCCACTGTCGCCGGGGTGGTCGTTCTCCACGGAACCGACACCATGGAGGAAACCGCGTTTCTGGTGGATCTGCATCACGCCGATCCCCGGCCGGTCGTCTTCACCGGGGCACAACGCACCTTCGATCATCCCGAGTCGGACGCGCAGGCCAACCTCTCGGCCGCATTGTCGGCCGCAACCGATCCGGCCATGCGTGGACTGGGAGTGTTGATTTCCTTCGGCGGAAAGCTTCATCCGGTTCCGGGGGTCCGCAAGGCGGACACGACCGCGCTCGATGCGTTCCGGTCCGTCCGCACCCCGATGCACCGCCACCGGCCCGAGCCACTGCCCTGGCGTCCGATCTCCGGCGTCCGTGTCGACGTCGTCGCGATCTACCCTGGCACGGATCGTGTGCAGTTCGACGCGTGCCGGAGCACCGGCGCGCACGGCTTGGTTCTCGATGCGCTCGGATCCGGCAACGCGAACCCCGGAATCGTCGAGGCGGTACGCGAATCCGTCGCGGCGGGTGTGCCGGTCGCCGTATCCACCCGCGTTCCGTTCGGGTCGATCTCCCCCACTTACGGCGGAGGTGGAGGCGGCTCCGATCTCATCGCGGCCGGGGCCCTCTTCTCGACCGACCTCAGAGCCGGACAGGCCCGCATTCTTCTCGCGGCACTGCTCGCCGACCCTGACCAGACCGGCCTGGAGAAGGAATTCGATCGCCGGTCCCGGATCGAGCTGTAG
- a CDS encoding amino acid permease → MTIEKDGPSQTHDIFVEEDLGYRKTLGPRQIQMIAIGGAIGTGLFMGAGGRLHQAGPALVLVYALCGFFAFLILRALGELVMHRPTSGSFVSYSREFFGEKMAFAAGWLYWLNWAMTAVVDVTAVALYMNFFKKYWAPLGDVDQWVFALAAVALVLTLNMVSVRVFGELEFWFALIKVVALAAFLCFGVYFVLFGTPIEGHTSGFNMISDNGGWFPNGILPAIVVIQGVVFAYASIELVGTTAGETKNPEKVIPKAINTVILRILVFYVGSVLLLALLLPYMEYHAGESPFVTFFGTINVEGADAIMNLVVLTAALSSLNAGLYSTGRILHSMAMAGSAPAFAARMNKAGVPYGGIALTGFVILLGVGLNAIVPTQAFEIVLNLAALGIISAWAVIVLCQLKLWKFAKEGRLVRPSFRMFGAPYTGLLTLAFLVGVVVLMAFDHPVGTWTVGSIAIIAPLLVIGWYACRNRIRDLAAARDDSMSTDDYPTASQGGQ, encoded by the coding sequence ATGACGATCGAAAAAGACGGCCCGAGTCAGACACACGACATCTTCGTCGAGGAAGATCTGGGGTATCGAAAGACCCTCGGCCCTCGACAGATTCAGATGATCGCCATCGGTGGTGCGATCGGCACCGGTCTGTTCATGGGCGCCGGTGGACGCCTTCATCAAGCAGGACCCGCCCTTGTTCTCGTCTACGCCCTCTGCGGATTTTTCGCCTTCCTGATTCTGCGGGCACTGGGCGAGCTGGTGATGCACCGTCCCACGTCGGGTTCGTTCGTCTCGTACTCGCGCGAATTCTTCGGCGAGAAGATGGCGTTCGCCGCCGGCTGGCTCTACTGGCTGAACTGGGCGATGACCGCGGTCGTCGACGTCACTGCAGTAGCGCTCTACATGAACTTCTTCAAGAAATACTGGGCGCCGCTGGGGGACGTCGACCAATGGGTATTCGCCTTGGCGGCAGTAGCGCTCGTTTTGACACTGAACATGGTATCGGTACGCGTGTTCGGTGAATTGGAATTCTGGTTCGCGCTCATCAAAGTCGTGGCGCTGGCCGCATTCCTCTGCTTCGGGGTCTACTTCGTCTTGTTCGGTACCCCCATCGAGGGCCACACCTCCGGCTTCAACATGATCTCCGACAACGGCGGGTGGTTCCCCAACGGCATCCTGCCCGCAATCGTGGTGATTCAGGGCGTCGTATTCGCCTACGCATCCATCGAATTGGTCGGTACCACGGCCGGGGAAACCAAGAATCCGGAGAAGGTAATCCCCAAGGCGATCAACACGGTGATCCTCCGGATTCTCGTTTTCTACGTCGGATCCGTCCTGTTACTGGCGCTGCTTCTCCCCTACATGGAATATCACGCCGGCGAAAGCCCGTTCGTTACCTTCTTCGGAACGATCAACGTCGAAGGCGCAGACGCGATCATGAATCTCGTCGTACTCACCGCCGCACTGTCCTCACTCAATGCCGGACTGTATTCGACCGGACGAATACTGCACTCGATGGCCATGGCGGGGTCGGCGCCCGCGTTCGCGGCGAGGATGAACAAGGCGGGCGTCCCCTACGGCGGCATCGCTCTCACGGGATTCGTCATCCTCCTCGGTGTCGGACTCAATGCGATCGTTCCCACTCAGGCGTTCGAGATCGTCCTCAACCTGGCCGCCCTCGGGATCATCAGCGCCTGGGCCGTGATCGTGTTGTGCCAGTTGAAACTCTGGAAGTTCGCGAAGGAGGGGCGCCTCGTACGGCCAAGTTTCCGGATGTTCGGCGCCCCCTACACCGGCCTTCTGACGTTGGCGTTCCTCGTCGGCGTAGTCGTGCTGATGGCTTTCGACCACCCCGTCGGAACGTGGACCGTCGGATCGATCGCCATCATCGCCCCGCTCCTGGTGATCGGCTGGTACGCCTGCAGAAACCGCATCCGCGACCTGGCCGCCGCACGAGATGACAGCATGTCCACCGATGACTACCCGACCGCCTCGCAGGGAGGACAGTAA
- a CDS encoding aspartate ammonia-lyase has translation MLETRTEHDLLGDRQVPAESYWGIHTLRAVENFPITGRPISTNPSLIRGLAFVKWAASSANEKLGILDHRRAEAIGQACREIVEGRWHEQFVVDVIQGGAGTSTNMNANEVIANRALEILGYDRGEYQHLHPNEHVNLSQSTNDVYPTAVNIATILTIEDLLDALRVLQEAFGSKAVEFAGTVKMGRTQLQDAVPMTLGQEFATYSVMIDEDRARLGEAALLVHEINLGATAIGTGLNAPAGYAEAACDKLRELTGLPLVLATDLVEATQDVGQFVHLSGVLKRIAVKLSKVCNDLRLLSSGPRAGLNEINLPPVQAGSSIMPGKVNPVIPEVLNQVAYEVIGHDVTITMAAESGQLQLNAFEPIIVHSLSDGMRHLAAACRILADKCVLGITANTELLRARVEDSIGLVTALNPYIGYTASTRIAQEALVSGRRVADLVIDAGLLDRDELDRLLSPEHLANLRAGTATQAPVPTTAGVVS, from the coding sequence GTGCTCGAAACGAGAACAGAACACGACCTACTCGGGGACCGCCAGGTGCCCGCAGAGTCGTACTGGGGGATTCACACGCTCCGTGCGGTGGAGAACTTCCCGATCACCGGTCGGCCGATCTCGACGAACCCCTCGTTGATTCGCGGACTCGCCTTCGTCAAATGGGCGGCATCGAGCGCCAACGAGAAGCTGGGCATTCTCGACCACCGCCGCGCCGAGGCGATCGGCCAGGCCTGCCGCGAAATTGTCGAGGGCCGCTGGCACGAGCAGTTCGTCGTCGATGTGATCCAGGGTGGCGCCGGGACGTCGACCAACATGAACGCCAACGAGGTCATTGCCAACCGGGCGCTCGAAATTCTCGGTTACGATCGCGGCGAGTACCAGCACCTGCACCCCAACGAGCACGTCAACCTCAGCCAATCGACCAACGACGTCTATCCCACGGCAGTCAACATCGCCACGATCCTGACGATCGAGGATCTGCTCGACGCCCTGCGGGTCCTGCAGGAGGCATTCGGTTCGAAGGCCGTCGAGTTCGCCGGCACGGTGAAGATGGGCCGCACCCAACTTCAGGATGCGGTCCCGATGACACTCGGACAGGAATTCGCCACCTACTCGGTGATGATCGACGAGGACCGCGCACGACTCGGGGAAGCAGCGCTTCTGGTCCACGAGATCAATCTCGGAGCCACCGCAATCGGGACCGGTCTCAACGCCCCCGCCGGGTACGCCGAGGCCGCGTGCGACAAGCTGCGCGAACTCACCGGGCTTCCCCTCGTTCTCGCCACCGACCTGGTGGAGGCTACCCAGGATGTGGGCCAGTTCGTGCACCTGTCCGGCGTCCTGAAGAGGATCGCGGTGAAGTTGTCGAAGGTCTGCAACGACCTTCGTCTCCTGTCCTCCGGTCCGCGGGCGGGACTCAACGAGATCAATCTGCCGCCGGTGCAGGCGGGATCTTCGATCATGCCCGGCAAGGTCAATCCCGTGATTCCGGAAGTGCTCAACCAGGTGGCCTACGAGGTCATCGGTCATGACGTCACCATCACGATGGCCGCCGAATCCGGCCAGCTGCAACTCAACGCCTTCGAACCGATCATCGTGCATTCGCTGTCGGACGGAATGCGGCATCTGGCCGCCGCCTGCCGCATCCTGGCCGACAAGTGCGTTCTCGGGATCACCGCCAACACCGAACTTCTGCGTGCCCGGGTCGAAGACTCGATCGGACTCGTCACCGCGCTCAATCCGTACATCGGCTATACCGCGTCGACCCGTATCGCGCAGGAAGCGCTGGTGTCCGGTCGTAGGGTCGCCGACCTCGTGATCGATGCGGGACTGCTCGACCGAGACGAACTCGATCGACTACTCAGTCCGGAGCACCTCGCTAACCTGAGGGCCGGTACGGCAACTCAGGCTCCCGTTCCGACGACCGCTGGAGTGGTGTCATGA
- a CDS encoding FadR/GntR family transcriptional regulator: protein MNLSDSWAAKRPVTARVSAAEAVLADLRAAITSGELAVGERLPSEASLATRHGVSRSVIREALRSCHALGLTETKSGLGTFVISDSIARDLDFGNYAANELVEARPHVEIPAAGWAAQRHSAEDLAALRGLAGQMRDEDDPLVWVSLDAQFHALIARTSRNRVFESVVVDIREALTRQSETLNLVAGRQRRSNDEHDRIVDGIESRSYDVAAKAMAEHLDAVRVALESVVGESYSADRS, encoded by the coding sequence ATGAACCTGTCAGACAGCTGGGCAGCCAAGCGTCCCGTGACCGCGCGGGTCAGCGCCGCCGAAGCTGTTCTCGCGGACCTGCGCGCCGCCATCACCTCGGGTGAGTTGGCGGTCGGTGAGCGGCTCCCGTCGGAAGCGTCGTTGGCGACGCGGCACGGGGTCAGTCGTTCGGTCATCCGCGAGGCCCTGCGGTCGTGTCATGCGCTGGGTCTGACCGAGACCAAATCGGGTCTGGGCACGTTCGTCATCAGTGATTCGATCGCGCGCGACCTCGACTTCGGGAACTACGCCGCCAACGAGCTCGTCGAGGCGCGCCCTCATGTGGAGATCCCCGCTGCCGGATGGGCGGCGCAGCGGCACTCTGCCGAGGATCTTGCCGCATTGCGCGGCTTGGCCGGTCAGATGCGCGACGAGGACGACCCCTTGGTGTGGGTGTCCCTGGACGCCCAGTTCCACGCGCTGATCGCCCGGACCAGTCGCAATCGTGTGTTCGAGTCGGTCGTCGTCGATATTCGTGAAGCGCTGACCCGGCAGTCGGAAACGCTCAACCTGGTCGCCGGCCGGCAGCGGAGGTCGAACGACGAGCACGACCGGATAGTCGACGGGATCGAGTCCAGGAGCTACGACGTGGCCGCCAAGGCCATGGCGGAACACCTCGATGCCGTGCGTGTCGCACTGGAATCCGTTGTCGGCGAGTCCTATTCGGCGGATCGATCGTAG
- the disA gene encoding DNA integrity scanning diadenylate cyclase DisA encodes MNDAESSSALRETIARLAPGTALRDGLERILRGRTGALIVLGYDEQMEEICDGGFELDVEFAPTRLRELSKMDGAVVLSTDGSRIVRANVQLVPDHKIPTVESGTRHRAAERTAMQTGYPVVSVSQSMSIVSVYVGGIRHVIDGSATILSRANQAVATLERYKARLDEVTRQLSVVEIEDFVTLRDALTVVQRLEMVRRVSVEIEQDVLELGTDGRQLALQLEELVGDNDVARELIVRDYLAGSGPAPAPDVEKSLTALDKITDADLLDLTTLARAFGYPGTIEALEAPMSPRGYRVLTRVPRLQFNQIHRLVGSFGTLQSLLAATAADLQSVEGIGGLWARHIREGLSRLAETSISGPYD; translated from the coding sequence ATGAACGATGCAGAGTCGTCGTCTGCGCTGCGCGAAACCATTGCAAGGCTGGCTCCTGGAACGGCGCTCCGGGACGGCCTCGAACGTATTCTCCGCGGCCGCACGGGCGCACTGATCGTCCTCGGTTACGACGAGCAGATGGAAGAAATCTGCGACGGCGGCTTCGAGCTCGACGTCGAGTTCGCTCCCACCCGGCTGCGTGAGCTGTCGAAGATGGACGGCGCCGTGGTCCTGTCCACGGACGGTTCGCGCATCGTCCGCGCCAACGTCCAGCTGGTTCCCGACCACAAGATTCCCACCGTCGAGTCCGGCACCCGGCACCGCGCCGCCGAACGCACGGCGATGCAGACGGGATATCCCGTGGTGTCGGTGAGCCAGTCGATGAGCATCGTCAGCGTGTACGTCGGCGGAATACGCCACGTCATCGACGGGTCTGCCACCATCTTGTCCCGGGCCAATCAGGCGGTGGCCACCCTCGAGCGGTACAAGGCGCGCCTCGACGAGGTCACCCGTCAGTTGTCGGTCGTCGAGATCGAGGATTTCGTCACCCTCCGCGACGCGCTCACCGTGGTGCAGCGGCTCGAGATGGTGCGCCGCGTGTCTGTGGAGATCGAGCAGGACGTACTCGAACTGGGCACCGACGGCCGACAGCTCGCCCTCCAACTCGAAGAGCTCGTCGGCGACAACGATGTGGCACGGGAATTGATCGTCCGCGACTATCTCGCCGGTTCGGGACCCGCCCCTGCACCCGATGTCGAGAAGTCGTTGACTGCCCTCGACAAGATCACCGACGCCGACCTGCTGGACCTGACGACTCTGGCTCGCGCGTTCGGATACCCGGGAACGATCGAAGCGCTCGAGGCTCCCATGAGTCCACGTGGTTATCGCGTTCTCACCCGAGTTCCCCGCTTGCAGTTCAACCAAATTCACCGGCTCGTCGGCTCGTTCGGGACTCTGCAGTCGCTGCTTGCCGCAACGGCCGCCGACCTGCAGTCGGTGGAGGGGATCGGCGGCTTGTGGGCTCGACACATCAGGGAGGGCCTGTCCAGGCTCGCCGAAACGTCGATTTCCGGTCCCTACGACTAG
- a CDS encoding PaaI family thioesterase → MSSTWTLPDDLTLPEPVGTFPAAGQPVPRHWSRCFGCGDQSPAGMSMSFTAGENLEVWGRLEVAPRYQGGPGVIHGGILSTAFDEALGMACRATVDGPVVTGHLEIDFARPIPLGSVLEFHARIDGTIRRKVYASAEARIVEGPNADPDVVVATSRGLFLTVTAEHFEKTKTFVDGVPDMPFGTSSI, encoded by the coding sequence ATGAGTAGTACCTGGACTTTGCCCGACGACCTGACCCTGCCGGAACCGGTCGGCACCTTCCCCGCTGCAGGTCAGCCCGTGCCGCGGCACTGGAGTCGGTGCTTTGGATGCGGCGACCAGTCGCCGGCCGGTATGTCCATGAGCTTCACCGCCGGGGAGAACCTCGAGGTGTGGGGACGTCTCGAGGTGGCCCCTCGCTATCAGGGCGGTCCGGGAGTTATCCACGGCGGCATCCTGTCGACGGCGTTCGACGAGGCGCTGGGCATGGCGTGTCGGGCGACCGTGGACGGTCCGGTGGTGACCGGTCATCTGGAGATCGACTTCGCGCGGCCCATTCCGCTGGGCTCGGTGCTCGAATTTCACGCGCGCATCGACGGAACGATCCGCCGCAAGGTCTACGCCAGTGCGGAGGCGCGCATCGTCGAGGGGCCGAATGCTGACCCCGACGTGGTAGTGGCCACGTCGCGGGGGTTGTTCCTCACCGTCACGGCCGAACACTTCGAGAAGACCAAAACCTTCGTGGACGGGGTTCCCGACATGCCGTTCGGCACGTCGTCGATCTAG